The following are from one region of the Candidatus Krumholzibacteriia bacterium genome:
- a CDS encoding T9SS type A sorting domain-containing protein yields MSRRTVRALPTVAAIALSAVVYDAGAQTWTDITPVGTAPTGRRQASAILDPVDHRMVIFGGTTGTTSNEVWAFDLDTNTWENLTPAAGPPAPTARITPASVYDPYGHQMIMWSGQGQGGTFFNDVWSFDLTDNTWSQYAPAGGPPAIRYGVGYTWDPKARDLVTFAGFTFQGRFDDVWRFNDQAVTWTDVSPGSGPIERCLHAACYDAVNHRMIMYGGQNGGPLGDIWALDLDTDTWTELTPASNPPGRYFATLVYDAGNHRATIFGGQTPSNANDAWVFDLWTGLWTQLAPAGTPPSARYGSAGIYDGANDRMVVFGGFDVAYRNDVWSLDNLSSTSTGVRPAAVNAATLHPNHPNPFNPATAIRFELASRGTATLRIYDARGRAVRTLFSGVADAGVTALTWNGRDDDGRAVGSGVYFYRLETASGAQARKMVLIK; encoded by the coding sequence ATGTCGCGCAGGACCGTTCGAGCATTGCCCACCGTTGCCGCAATTGCCCTGTCCGCAGTCGTTTACGACGCGGGGGCGCAGACTTGGACCGACATTACCCCCGTGGGCACCGCGCCCACGGGCCGTCGCCAGGCGTCGGCCATTCTCGACCCGGTCGACCATCGCATGGTGATCTTCGGCGGCACCACCGGCACCACCAGCAACGAGGTGTGGGCCTTCGACCTCGACACCAACACCTGGGAGAACCTCACTCCGGCCGCGGGCCCCCCCGCACCGACGGCGCGCATCACGCCGGCGAGCGTCTACGACCCCTACGGCCACCAGATGATCATGTGGTCGGGGCAGGGTCAGGGCGGCACGTTCTTCAACGACGTGTGGTCGTTCGATCTCACCGACAACACGTGGTCGCAGTACGCGCCCGCCGGAGGGCCGCCCGCGATACGTTACGGCGTGGGCTACACGTGGGATCCGAAAGCGCGCGACCTGGTGACGTTCGCGGGCTTCACCTTTCAGGGGCGCTTCGACGACGTGTGGCGCTTCAACGACCAGGCCGTCACCTGGACGGACGTCTCGCCCGGCAGCGGTCCCATCGAACGCTGCCTGCACGCGGCGTGCTACGACGCCGTCAATCACCGCATGATCATGTACGGCGGCCAGAACGGCGGTCCGCTGGGTGACATCTGGGCGCTGGATCTCGACACCGACACGTGGACGGAACTCACCCCGGCGAGCAACCCGCCCGGCCGCTACTTCGCCACGCTCGTCTACGACGCCGGCAATCATCGTGCGACCATCTTCGGCGGGCAGACACCATCGAACGCGAACGACGCATGGGTGTTCGATCTGTGGACCGGTCTGTGGACACAACTCGCGCCGGCGGGCACGCCGCCCAGCGCGCGCTACGGATCGGCCGGTATCTATGACGGCGCCAACGATCGCATGGTCGTGTTCGGCGGCTTCGACGTGGCCTATCGCAACGACGTGTGGTCGCTCGACAACCTCTCCAGCACATCGACCGGTGTGCGCCCCGCGGCGGTGAACGCGGCCACGCTGCACCCCAACCATCCCAATCCCTTCAACCCCGCCACCGCCATCCGCTTCGAGTTGGCATCACGCGGCACCGCAACGCTGCGCATCTACGATGCGCGCGGTCGCGCCGTGCGCACCCTCTTCTCCGGCGTCGCCGATGCGGGTGTCACTGCGCTCACCTGGAATGGCCGCGACGACGACGGCCGCGCGGTGGGGTCCGGCGTGTACTTCT